The Mercenaria mercenaria strain notata chromosome 6, MADL_Memer_1, whole genome shotgun sequence genome contains the following window.
TTAACTGGCGTTGCTCTGAATGCCCATTTGAAACTTGTAAAGCTTAAACTGTACGAAAAACGtattaaatattacaataaatgaGTATCATGGTTAACAGTAATAATTTTGGTAATATTTCTTTCGAAAGAACGAAAATCCTTAATTTCTTTGCCTGTTTCgttaatgaaaatatatgttttgtattaaatcTAAAACCTCCTcataaagttgaaaacaaaagtgcGATGTCTTGGACTCTCAGAGAACTCTTTGATATGTAGCTTCCAGCTAATGGACAGGTTAAAGTTATGCTTTATATAGCTCTTCTCGGCAGGCATTCATGATGTTCAGGTAAAGGAATTTCAAAACTTGataacatgtttatataatagcaaaagctgatcttcacccgatttacaattattgaaaatgtcaaatgcacactttttacgcaaatggcgtcgaaaaataGTTGTGATGTTTCGGGGCgtccatttaattttaaaaagtatttttttttctttcaataagcCCGTTGAAACGTATACGTTGATGTAAGTTTCAAATATGTTCTCCGACTATTCGCCGACGGATAGCTTACTTTATGCACacatcatgccaaaatctttctacgaaattattgttttcgagtGGAATGACGAAGTAGTGTGTAAAAACTGTCacatggattaaaaaaaaacaactaaaattatcatatacGTTTATTTAACTGTAAAATGAGCAAAACATAAGGGGGTCTCCGACTTCGTTTTCACTGTATTGTCTTGAATTTTCCCCTACCCCCATTTTCACGCgcagattttgtgcatcaaaatttcacaaagaactgtttgtattttagagaaaaataaGTTAACCACAAAAGagtttacaaaaacataaatttcattttaagcgtattctaattttgtaagcaattttccggatttctttctgatttttattgtcacacttgtatacatgaatacatgttacacacaaaaagcgtaatgaaaaaaaaaagatacctttttttaaacatttcactGTTCGTTCTCTCGTCcatacattttctgaaaatgttcctgaaatgtttttgaataaatcTAAGATCCTTGACTACAGAGTTCATTTTCACGCTACGATGCTATGAAAATTGGGAAGTTTAAGCACAGTTAAAACGTTACTTCTTTTCCCCGTGTTTTTCAACCAAGTTCACAttttatttgcagcctttattaAACGGCTTGTTGTATTATTAATTGGCTTCAATCCGTTTAAACTATTtcataaatagttaaatacaaaTTTCCCCGGAATCCGGAGATATTACTTCGAGCCTGactagctacagccttcaaggaagtgggaaagttgtcaatttcttacgGAGAGTGACTATAAAGACAGCTTGTGTAAGCAGACCGCCGTGACATAATTGGAAGGTTGATGTGAAACGGCATAAACCTAACACAATTAATGGTTATCAAATGCATGAGcgcaaaaaaatttttattcgaTGTCGGATCTATCTAGGTCTATCACGGCCCTTTTGTCTTGTAACTGCATACAGTCTTGCCTAAAAACGATAATGGAGACTTTTTTGAAATGTATaactaattataattatataatgtcaTTCATACCATCGGTTTGTTAAGGATGAAGAAGAAGAGGAAGTAtggtaaaacttaaaaaatacattaaagatGTTTTGGTTACCATGTATGTGCTAAAATGCATATCTAGAAGAAGTCAAAAGTCACAGTCCATGACCTTTTAGATAGATAAACATCAGATAGAAAAGGACATGGAACAGTATGGTTAAGATCTACAGAGTAATGCAGCACAGCTTCAGTCAAAACAGGCCAAGTTAGACAGGTACGTTAGAATTTAAGAAGTTTTAGTATTAATACGCATGACAAGAATTTTGTGTAGATGGTCAAATGTTGAAGTTTTTAAGATGTATCTGAGATTTACCTTCTCCTGTCTTAATATTGTACTGAGCCTGAGGGTCAACTTTAATTATAGGTAACTGTAcgttttctttgatgtcattcattccgtaagggggtctccgtggccgattggttaaggtcgctgacttcaaatccagctcgcttacggaaggtcggtggttctacccaggtactaGTACcttctcgtgatgaaataatgcacagagtggCACCTGCGAACTTCCCCAACCATCAAAGCAGGAAGGTCGCCATATggcttataattgtgtcggtgcgacgttatccaacaaaataaaaaataattcattccggctatttttcttttacatggctaaaagaacaaaagagagaacaaaagagtagccacataaatgcCCATATGTAGGgacatccgtctgtccgtccgtccatcacacttcttgtccggagcataactcaaaaagATATTGAAGATACTAACTTGTAAGGGTACCTCCGCGGCCGAATGGTtgaggtctctgacttcaaatcacttgcccgtcatcGATGTGCATTCGAACTTCACGAgacgtttaattcttcatgtgaggcagccatccagctggcttacggaaggtcggtggttctacccaggtacccgctcgtgatgaaataacgctcggaggggcaccttgggtcttcctccaccatcaaagctggaaagtcgccataagacctaaaattgtgtccgcaacaaaataaataaataagctaATTTGTAACTTCACACAATAATAGTGCTatttgagaggaagtgcagtgataaggaaccataactgttggtggtcccatttttaaattacctcctttttttgtaaaaacccaTTTTTCTTCCTTCTTTCTTCTTAAggaaaaggtaaattttatttactgtcgctttgtgaaacaataaaCATAAGCTATATTTTACCCCAAGCAATTTGCGgatacccatttacagctgggtcgactgaggcaatcgtaataaagtgccttgcccaaggacacaccgcaatgggagtagccaggaatcgaacccggggccttcacctccatGGGAAAGTGTCTTAGAACTCTTTCGACCAATGCTTGTCCGgagcctaagtccaaaactatGAAAGAGATTGACTTGATTTTTAACATGTAGATAGAGGTcaatgagaggaagtgcagtgtcaaagaaccataactctagctgacctcatttttaattatctccccttataTGAAAAAAGCTtatccagagcataacttgaaatCTATATGAGGGATTGacttttaaaataccttttatATTCATAGAAATCAGTAAGAAAGGAGTGCAGTGTCAAACAACAATAACTCTAGCTTAAATTCTCATAGAACAATTGAGGGGGAGTGCAGTACATATAGATAATACCTCTAAATCACCCTATTTTTATTATCTcctttatgtataaaatattgtcCGGAGAATGACTTGAAAACTGTATAAAGCATTAACTCCATACTTAACACATTCATTAAGGTCTTTGAGAAGAAGTGCATTaacaaagaaccataactctatacGACCCTGTTTTTGAATTGCCCACTCCCTCCTTTTCTGATTTTTGCTTCGGGGATCATCCATTGGTGTTACACGTTGCCTTGTTTAGTGGtagtatagtagacgcaacttgaccccgatggttgacctttgcattacaATACacaatgaggcacaacctattatcgaaaaggagtgtacgtaaaacacgaactgcacgagaaaaaggaaatataaatttgtgtaaatataaatcagTGTATTGGAAATATTTAAGTgatcaaatataagtatatatactttgatactgcactgtgtacaagctaattccatataaatatacacggctaccccaagcacccttgatttctacaatgaaataatcgatatgaataatcagcctaaggtcaaccatcgcggtcaagttgcgactactatacacatttatactgtatttatcTATACAATACATGTTGTATACattgtgtactattttaaacctaatgcatagtaaaTGTACTGGTAATATGCATAAACtaattaattttatgttatcaTAGACTATATAaagtaattatacatgttttaaatattaaatttggatctaatataccatTAAGCTTCGCATTTAAATGTTGTATGAACTTTCAGCATGAGGTTACAGACTATCATGAGCTGTGTATAGATGGCtagaaaatgtttatctttgcaggaggtttttatcatatattgcatttcttaaataccattaaaactaataaatataaaattactgtaAGGCATCTAAATCTGATGTATTAGTTTTGTTAAGTTGTAATATATGCCGTCCAGATTCAAAATATCATCAATGCACCTTCTGATATTATTAAAAGCTTACATGGCGTCAATCTAGGCTTTAATCTACAGGCTAAACGTAACAGTAAAAATTTAAATCAGCAATTTGTGAGGCGCTGTTATTTTCCGTTGGAATACCAATTGGTTTATTTTAAggtttaactttaaaatatttaattagcgAGTGATAACTCTTGCTATACATGTTTACTTACTCTTGTCTGTAATTACCTTTCTTGAAAATGGTTAGAATAAACCAGTCCATAATTTTTGAGTTATTAAATTTCATTGGTCGTAGTTCtgaattacattttgtttcataCTTTTTGATTGGTTTAGTCTTGGCGCATTAGACTGTATTTCCCCGCGGATTCTGACGTAGTGTGAGGCCAGGCCTTTGTTTAGAAGTAACTCTTTTCTTCACTGTTGTTTTTGTCTTTGAACTGATCACACGTTCTTTTTCGAAAAATTAGTAGTAGTTTTTGGGATTCAACAGTATCCCTACACGTTAAAAAATTAGATTATATCGGATATGAAAGATACAGCActgaaataatgtaaaaagtGGAAAGGAGTGAAATAAGCACTAGGAGTGGCGTATAAATAATACGTTTTGACTTTATTTGTGAATTTTGTGAACTTTGTTTTGTGAAGTGATAGTGACTGAGTATGGCCACGGCCAACAAGAGAAATACAAAAAGACAAGATTATAAGAAAATGCACGAAGGAATCGAGCTAGACGTTGAAGTGTTTGATAATAGTATAAAGCACGAACCAGTCATAACAACGAACACCTCAGGCGGGGCCTCCTTAGAACCGGAAGATACACAAATGAGTCATAATAAAGAAACTCATGAAAATGGCGATCTCGCTACGAGCAAGGAAGAAGACGAGGAAATGCGTCTCATAGAGCAGGCGATCGAGGCAGCCGATGCGGAAAAACAGGAGATTTTGAAGACAAGAAAGAAGGAAGAGTTACGGGCACAGTTGCGACGTAAACAACTAGAAGTGAAGCAGCTGAAAGAGGAAGGTAATGCTGTTTATCAATTTGATATTGAACCTAATCCACCCCCAGTTCCAACACCAAAACTGCCAAAATTGCCGAATCATAACAAGTCGGAAGGCCGGGTCACAATAAATACTCTAAGGAAAAACAGTAAGCTTTCAAAAAAGGTAAACAAGCAGATGAAACAACTAGGTCTAACAGACCCTGATTTGGATGTGTCAAATTCGGACAGTGACTCGGAGTCAGAAACAGACTCTAGTACCACCAGTTCCTGTGATAGTAGTGATACCGAAAGTAGTTCAGATTCTGAAATAGagacaaaaaagaaacacaagaaatctaaaaaGAAATCAAGAAGTAAAAAGTCTGGTATTAAAGCCAAAAGTTCTGACAAAGTAAAATTCGCACAAAAATATCCACACTCCCAACTTCGGTATGAGTATGTTAGTAGGCATATTTCTTTTCAAGATCTAAATTTGAATCTTTTTGTAGCCGGGGAActtatatatcagaaaaacatATTAAGTCCAAGGAAAGAAAGGGTAGATTAAAATTATTGAAGCGTTTAATGTATCTTAGTTCCACATACAGCTTTTCCATTCTAAAATCTTATTATGCCGCTGTGCTCAGAGAGATAGAATTGGGTGAAAAATCATGGTCAAATGATTTTCATTATTTAGAAGTGGCAATTTTACATAAGTCAGGGCCAACGGTCAAGGGTAACCCGGGTGGATTCAAAAGTAAATCACAATTTAAACCCAAATATGATACAAAAACAGAAGAGAGCAAAGATGAATCACCAGTTTGGTTCTGTTCTCtatatcaaagaaacaaatgtcaaCATAAATCAGGTCATATGGTAGTTGTCAAGGGCCAGATGAGACTAGCACAACATATTTATGCTACTTGCTGGCAAAAAGACCGCAAAAAGCTGCAGCATCCAGAAAGTTCTAGTGAATGTGTTCACATGTCCGCTTGACTGGTTAATACAATAGtgtcttttgaaaataaaatagaagacatttttttaccaaaattttgttataccaaaacaaagaaaattgataaaatttgcaACCACGAGGTCATTTCCATTGATAATTTTGATACAACAAGTGTTCCATTTACTTCACATACAAATACTTGCAAATTATGTATTCAGGTCAAGAAAAGTCCCAGTTTTTTGAAAGTTAATGATAGAATTAGAATGCATGAATTAGTAAAACAATCAGGCaagcataattttgaaaagtgtcgttttaaagtaaataataaaatagacACAGATTATTTGAGACGAAATCTTGAGAATTTTGGTTATAAAGATTTACTGGTTTGCGATTTGATTGAATTTGGATTTCCAATAGGTTTCACAGGAGATGATAGTTTGTTTCCCCTTCCCAAACCAGTGTGgcaatataaaaattatcaaggTGCCAATGAATTTCCAAAGCAAATGTCAGAGTATTTAATTAAGGAGATGAACGAAGATGCTATTATTGGTCCATTTAAGTCCAATCCATTTTCTAGCAATTTGCTGATTTCTCCTCTAAATACCGTTCCAAAGAAGGATATTTCAGACAGAAGGGTTATTTTAGACTTAAGTAGTGCAACTCGATGTGCTGTAAACAGTTTCATTGATAAAGATGTTTACTTAGGTGAACAAGTAGCCTTAATTTTTCCAAAAGTGGATGATTTTGCACGTTTAATAGTTGCCAAAGGTCAAAATTGCCTTATGTTTAAGAAGGATTTATCCAGAGCCTATAGACAGATTTATATTTGTCCGGGCAGTTACAATCTAGTTTCATATGTCTGgaataaacatattttctgtGATGTTGTATTGTCCATGGGTTTGAGAAGCGCGGCTCAAATTTGCCAACGAGTCACCAATGCtattgcttttattcttttatcattatcattatctgTTTTAAACTATTTAGATGACTTTGCAGGGGTTGAAAAGCCACAGCATGCAGAATTTGCTTACTTGACATTAGGCCGAGTATTAGAGAGAGCAGGTATAAAGGAATCTGTTAGTAAGAGTTGTCCCCCTTGTCAGATTATGTCATTTCTTGGTGTTTTATTCAACTCTAACACAATGACAATGGAAATAACACCACAGAGACTAATTGAAATTACAGGCCTAATTAAGTCTTGGTTACATAAGGATTCAGCCAATTTAAAGGAAGTCCAACAATTGCTTGGTAAACTCAATTTCATTGGTGCTTGCGTCAAACCAAGTAGGGTATTTGTATCCAGGTTACTTAATTGGTTGAAAGAATTGTATAATATGGAAAGGTCAAAGCAGGTGTTAATTCCAACGGAGGTAAGGAAAGATTTACTTTGGTGGGATACTTTCCTACCACTTTACAATGGAGTTTCCATGTTATCATTAGGTGATTGGTCAGAGCCTGATCAAATTTTCTCATCTGATGCATGTTTAGATGGCTGCGGGGGTTTCTGGAATGGAAAATTTTTCCATACTCGGTTTCCAAGTAGTATCTTGGACAAAAAATTACATATAGGTGCTCTGGAGATGTTAGCCTTGGTAGTTTGTCTACATCTATGGGGTGAAAAGTTTAAACATCACCGAATAGTGGTCCTATGTGACAATCAGTCAGGGTGCATTACACTCAGCACTGGTAAATCCAAATGTACCTTTCTTCAGTCATGTTTGAGAGAAATTTGCTTCATAGCAGCAGTTAATGAGTTTGAAATTCGTGCTCAGCATATTTGTTCAGAGGAGAACCGTATTTCAGATTGTTTATCAAGATGGCATAAGGATGACAAGTATAAACAAATCTTTCACTCAACGGTCAAAGATTTCAGGTTACAGGAACATGTAGTTAAATACTCAGATTTCCAGTTTTTAAATGAttggtaataaaatttaaatttcagagACCCAGATTAAAGAATTAAAAGATGAACTTGCTTACTCAAACCGGAATGCTTATGCAGAAGGATccagaaaaaatttaaatatacaatggaaatcctttttattgttttgtacttATTTTAAACTATGTGCTATACCAGTTGATACATTAACATTACAATTATATGCTCAGTTTTTGAGTAGGACATTTAAATCTGTCGATTCAATTAAAAATTACATCAGTGGAGTTAGAAACATGCACCTAATCTTAGGAGCTAAAACAGAGcaaattaataaatttttattaaatttatccTTAAAAGGCATAGCAAAATCAAAGTGTCATATGGTGAAGCGAGCAGAACCTATTTTTCCAGGTAT
Protein-coding sequences here:
- the LOC123548703 gene encoding uncharacterized protein LOC123548703 isoform X1 encodes the protein MATANKRNTKRQDYKKMHEGIELDVEVFDNSIKHEPVITTNTSGGASLEPEDTQMSHNKETHENGDLATSKEEDEEMRLIEQAIEAADAEKQEILKTRKKEELRAQLRRKQLEVKQLKEEDCHKIRKVLIVGDSIVKHLPHIEGDTNLSFRGATIGKLQHLFDQKVISLTNVEFLILHVGTNNISNNWSVRDMQSILTNLLAIVRKKSK
- the LOC123548703 gene encoding uncharacterized protein LOC123548703 isoform X2 encodes the protein MATANKRNTKRQDYKKMHEGIELDVEVFDNSIKHEPVITTNTSGGASLEPEDTQMSHNKETHENGDLATSKEEDEEMRLIEQAIEAADAEKQEILKTRKKEELRAQLRRKQLEVKQLKEEDCHKIRKVLIVGDSIVKHLPHIEGDTNLSFRGATIGIL